Genomic window (Nitrospirota bacterium):
CCGTTCCTGAAGCATCAGGCTGACTGTCTGAGGAGAGATGCTGTTTACTTCAAGATGTCCCGGCAGTTTAACATTCTCTTCTGAAAACGTAAAAACATTCATGCCATTTTTAGATTTACTCATATTCAACTCAAGGGTGATGTCATTCTTTCCAAGCCCGTCAATGATCCTTTCATATCCTTCTATGCCTACACTTACCTTATCAGGCGAAACAGTTAACTCAAGCCCCGGCGGCATGTTAACAAACTGAATCGGCACCTGAACGACCGTCTCGATCTGGCTGCTCGTGATAACAAAGAACCAGAGGCCGACAGCAAAGACGAGCGATACCAGTTTCAGCCATATATTTGTAAAGAAGAATTCCTTTATCATCTCTTTTTAACCTTGGTCGTGCTGAAGCTCTCTGTAAGAAAATCCCTGAGCTTGCCTGAATCCATATTCTTCATTATCTTGCCTCCTATGGCAACAGAGATCGTCCCTGTCTCCTCGGACACTATTACCACAACAGCATCGGTCTCTTCCGTAAGCCCTATGCCGGCCCTGTGCCTTGTGCCGAAAGACTTTGAGAGTTTCGAGCTTAATGTCAGCGGCAGGAAGCACCCGGCGGATATAATGCGGTTGCCCCGTATGACCACCGCGCCGTCGTGAATGGGCGAAGATGTATGAAAGATGCTTAATAGGATCTCCTGCGAGACCTTTGCGTCAAGCTGCGTGCCTATCTCCATTATCTCGTCAAGGCTGTTCTCTCTTTCAATTACCATGAGCGCGCCCATCTCCCGGTTCGCAAGAGATATTGCCGCCTTCACTATCTCTTCACGCGACCTGAGCCCTTCCGCGCTTGAGAATGAAGGCAGGAACTTCGCCTTGCCCATATGCGCCAGCGCCTTCCTGATCTCAGGCTGGAAGAGTATGATGACCGCAAGGACGATCTGCGCCCAGAGCGTCTGGATTATCCAATCCATCGTATAGAGCTTGAGCCGGCCGGAGAAGAGGAATACGGCAAAGATGACCGACAGCCCTATAAGCATATGCGCTGCCCTGGTCCCCTTGATTATCAGAAGGAGACGGTAGAGTATCGCCGCTACAATAATAATATCAAGGATGTCCTGCCATTTTACGAGTTTCAGTATTTCCATAATTAGTGAATATTATAGCAGGTTTTTATTTTGAATTAAGGAAAATATCAGTCGCTAAACCTGCCGCTACCATACATAAGGGCCGCGCATGTCATAAATGAAATGGCCGTCGATCGTATAGTCATCTCCTTCCCAGTCCGGGGGCAATGGCCAAAAAGGGGATGCATCCTTCACAGCCTTCATTGCGGCATTATCAAGCTCGACATAACCTGACGGCCTTACTATCTCCATTTCACCAAGCGTGCCGTCTCTTTTTATAACAAATCTCATATTAAGGTCACCTGCCCTCCCGCGCTTTTTAGCTTCCTCGGGATACTGCCATATACCCTCTATCTTCTCTTTCAAAGACCTCATATAGCCCCTGAACTTGAGGTCTGAAGTGTCAAAAGAGATAACCTTTCTCTCTGAAGATACCCCCTCTCCGCGCTTCTCTATCTTTGCTCTGTCATAGAGCGAGGATTCACCCGCAAGATAGGGGCCTTTTTTCTCAGTTTTTGAAGAAGCGTCAGCAGCAGTTGTTTTGCTTTCAGCCCCTGAATCAGCCTTGTCAACGGCAGCTGATTCAGCAACATCCTCTGAGACCTTTTTTGAATCACCATCACCAAACATCGTCTCAGGCTTGACCGTAGGAATGTACTCGGAAGGTTTTTGTAATTTCAGCGGAGTCTCTTTCCTTGTCTTCTGTATTACACTCTGTGGAATTATGGTTTCAGGAAGGTCCCTGTCAGCCTTAGGCGGGGATACAATATCTACATTGAATACCTGCGTTATCCCCTTCTGTGTAAGGTATGTTTCAGATAATAAGGCAAGAAGGATGAGATGCGCTAAAACAGATATGGCTACAGATATTGCTAAATAACGATAAGGTTTCAATTCTAACGCCCGGTTTGAGCACTCCTTTTTCTCCGGCAATCTCGGCACAGAAGAAAAAGAAAGGCCTGTGAACCCATCATCGGCAAAAAGAGGATCTCACAGGCCTTCACTCTGGTTATAGTTCTCTGTGCTCGGGAACCCTTACGGTAAGCACCGGACATGGGGCCTTTCTTACGACCCTTTCCGCCGTGCTTCCAAAGAGCAGCCTGTCGAGGCCTGTCCTGCCGTATGTGCCCATAACGATCAGATCGATCTTTTCTTCAGCCGCAATTTTGAGCGTCTCCTCATGAGGGATGCCCTTGACGACCCTCTTTTCCACATTGGGCAGCGCCCTGACCTCCTCTATGCAGCAATTCTCGATCTCATCCATTGCCCACTTGTCCAGTTCCCTGTAAAGCTCATCCGCAGAGATATGCGGGACATGCGCATCCGTTGCTTTCATGACATCATAGATGACATGAAGGATATAAAGCTTGGCATTATACTGCTTTGCAAGATCCGCTGCGTAATGCAGCGCGTTGTCAGAGCCTTCAGAAAAATCCGTGGGGAAAAGAATACGTTCGATCTTCATACTTTACACCTCCTGAAATAAATTAATAATTAATGATAAAAATATATAAACAACAGTATCCGGATTATGAATTAAGGTCGTATATTGCCTTGAGCCCTTTAAATGTAAGGCCGGGGTCAATCCTGTTTTTTGACCTGATATACGGCGCTATCATATCAGCGCGCCCTCCGGTCACTATTACAGTATAATCCAAGCCGGTCTCTTTTTCTATATCTGCGATTATCCTGTCAACAGCCCCGGCATGTCCGATGATTATACCTGAAAGTATAGCATCAGTTGTGCTATCCCCCAAAATTTTTTCAGGGGCCTTGATATTTATCTCAGGCAGTTTTGATGTATTGCCGGCAAGCGCCTTTGCCGATATATCAATGCCGGGCATTATAACCCCGCCCGTAAATCCGCCCTCTTCAGTGACGACGCTGAATGTCGTTGCTGTCCCGAAGTCAACGACTATCTTGTTCCCTTTATAAAGCCTGTTGGCCGCCGCCGCATTGGCAAGCCTGTCAGAACCTACTCCCTCAGGATTTTTTATATGCAGTTTCAACCCTGTCATTTTCACATGATCGACAATCACCGGTTCAAGGTTGAATACCTTTCTGACGGCATCGGCCAGCAATGGAGTGACATCTGTAACAACTGAAGATATCACAGCCCCTTCAGGGTTGCCGGCTTTTTGCCGGGCAAAAAAGTCCTTCAGCATCCCGCATAATTCATCAGCCGTGCCCTGTCGCAAACTGACAGTGCTTAACCTTAAAATATCCATGACGCCTTCATCGTAAAAACAGGCCTTAATACTTGTATTCCCTGCGTCTATAAGTAAGAGCATAATTATAATGAAAGACTTTATTCCTTAATTTTTTTCAGCACTGTCACATCTCCGGCATTCACTATTTCATAACCGCCTGAAGGAAGTTTTATGATAAGCGCACCTGTATCATCAATATCCTCTGCGATCCCGGATATGACCTTATCATACATTTTGACAGAAACATTTTGCCCGAGGGTTGAGCTGAACTCGCGCCATTTTTGAAGCATGGAATCCTTACCGCCTGCAAGGACGGCCTTATACCATTTTTCGAGTTCAGCGAGTATCTTGCCGAAAAGTTCCACTCTGTCTATCGTTCTTCCGCACTCTTCGGACAGTGATGTTGAAAAAGGCTTAATATCTTCGGGGAAGATCGACGGATCCATGTTTACATTTATGCCGATGCCTACCGCAACAAATTTTATTTTATCATCATATGTCTTCATATCAAGAAGTATGCCCCCTGTCTTTCTGCCGTCAACAAGAAGGTCGTTAGGCCACTTTATCTCCGCATTCAGGCTGGTGAAGTTTCTGATCGCGGATACACATGCGACCGCAGCTGTCAATGTTAATAACGGCGCTTCAATGGCAGGGAAGCCGGGCTTCAGAAGCGCTGTGAAATAAAGGTTTACGCCGGGAGGAGATATCCAGTTACGACCCATCCTTCCCCTGCCTGCTGTTTGAGAATCAGCAACAACAATGATCCCTTCAGGTCTTTCGTTTTCTTCATCTATCTTCATCACAAGGTCATTCGTTGAGGCGGTTGAACTGACAAATATCACATCCCTTCCCAGTATATCTCCCTTAAATGCAGCCTTGATATCCTCTTCAAACGAATTCGCATATGTCATGTTTATAAAACCTTTTCCTTCCATTCACATTCATCAAACAGAATACATTGGGCGCAGACAGGCCTTCTTGCCTTGCAGGTCTCCCTGCCGTGAAGGATCAGCGCAAGATTAAGCGCTGTCAATTTATTCTTCGGGAACTGCTCTGCAAGCTCATATTCAACCTTCTCAGGATCATTGGAGTGCGCGATCCCCAGCCTGTTCGATACCCTCAAAACATGAGTGTCAACGGCGATGGCTTGTTTGCCGAATGCGCTTCCCAAAACCACATTGGCGGTTTTTCTTCCGACACCCGGCAGGGTGATCAGCTGCTCCATCGTCTCAGGCACCCTGCCGTCAAATTCTCCCATAATCTTTTTACAGCATTCTATGATACTCTTCGCCTTGTTCCTGTAAAAGCCGGTCGGCCTGATATCCTGCTCAAATCTCTTCAGGTCTGCAGAAGCATAATCCGAAGCAGACCTGTATTTTCTGAAGAGGGCCTTCGTAACTTCATTCACCCTTTTGTCAGTGCACTGGGCTGAGAGTATTGTTCCGATGAGGAGTTCCAGCGGAGTTTTAAAATCAAGCGACGTCTTGGGGTCAGGATATTTTTTTATTAAAAGCCTTGCTATCTTCTTCGCGTCAGCCACGTTCTATTCCGCCGGTAATATCCTGACTTCTATTCTGCCCTTCAGCCCCCGGGCAAATCTCTCTGCATCATCAATGCTGCCGACGACTGAACCATAGTGCATGGGAATGGCTACTTTTGGATTAATATCTATAGCTGCTTTAACAGCCTCTTCAGCAGTCATCACATATGTTCCCGATACCGGCAGCAGCGCTATATCAGCTTTAAACCCTTTCATCTCAGAAATATAGTCCGTATCGCCTGCTATATATATACTCTTGCCGTTCAGTGTGAAGATATACCCCACCCAGCTGTTTCCTTTCGGATGGAACTTCTTATTCGTGTTATACGCGGGCACAGCTTCAATGCTGATCCCTTCAACCGTAATCTTGTCACCGGGCTTAATGAACCTTACATCTCCGGAAAGCTTCGCCGCGCAGTCAGGTGTTGCTATTATTACAGTCTTCCTGCCTGAGACCTTCTCAACATCCGCGGCAGAACAGTGGTCACGATGCTCATGGGTAATCAGAATGATATCAGCCGTATCCTTCTTTTTTATCTGGAACGGGTCTGTGTATATCACCTTTTCCCCGACTATCTTAAACGTGTCATGCCCAAGCCAACGTATGTTATCTGTCATCTTATCGCCCTCCTCCCCGCCTGCATTGAGAGATGCGGAAGTTATGAATATGAATAAAAGCAGAATGTGGAAAATATCTCTTTTCTTCACGGCTTTCCTCTTAAAGATTAAAAGATTATATCACATAACATCCTGGATTATAATGGCTCAACAAGACATGCATGGACGATTTTTACATAAGATCATTTATATATAATTCATGATATCTATACATCGCATATGATATCCTATTATCAAATAAGCGATAAAATATTTTTGCTGAATTTATAATGGTGCCCTTAATGTTAAGACATGACCTGACGATAAGAAATATCTTAATTCTTATCATCTCCCTGTTGCTCTTTCCACACACCTCTCTTGCCGATGCCGGAAAGATATTCAAAGATAACAATGATGCCGTGGTAGTTATCAAAACCTATGACAAAAAAAACAATCCGCTGGGCCAGGGAAGCGGATTTATCATAAGCAAGAACGGGGCGATCGTAACAAACCACCATGTAATAGAAGGCGCTGGCAGCATCTACGTAAAGATAGATAACAAGGCGGTAAAGGTCGAAGAGATAATCAGTGACGATAAAGAGAATGACCTTGCTGTTCTTAAGGTAAGGGCCGGCAATTATCCCGTAGTGACACTCGGAAGCATTGATAATATAGCGATTGGTGAGAATGTATATGTGATCGGCAGCCCTCAGGGCCTTGAGAACACTATCTCAGACGGCATACTGAGCGGGATAAGGGAGATGGCACCGGGCAAAAAGGTGCTTCAGATCACCGCCCCTATCTCCCAGGGCAGCAGCGGGGGCCCTGTATTTAACGAGGAAGGCCGGGTCGTCGGGGTTGTGACCTTTCTGCTTATGAAGGCGCAGAACCTCAACTTTGCCATGCCGATAGACCTTGTCAGTTACAGCGCAGGCACAAAAAGGTCCTTGGATATCAATATCCTGAAACCGGATGAGACAGCAGCGAAAAAGACCGAATACACACCTGCCTCTTACGAAAACTCCTCCATGAGGATCACAACATCAGACGATATAAATAAAAAAGCTCCTGCGGAAGAGGCGGAGCACTGGTATAAACTCGGGCTTTCATATGGAAAAACAAAGATGCGTAAAGAGGAGATAACCTCTTATAAAAAAGCTGTCAAACTGAACCCCGAACACGCGATGGCCCATTATAATCTCGGCCTGGCGTACAGCGATCTGGGCATTTATGATGAATCAATAAAAGCCTTTGAAGAGGCGGTAAAGCTCATGCCTGAATATGCAGAGGCCATTTACAATCTCGGCCTTGCCTATCTGAACGTCAACAATAAAGAGTCATCTCTTCTGCAATATAACAAACTGAAAGAGATCGACCCCAAACTCTCAGAAAAACTGATGGAACAGATAAAGAGCCTGTCTCATTGATTTAATACAACATACTTATGACCTATACAGCCCTGCTTTCATCTGTCCCTTTTGAGTCTGAACTCTTGCTGGCAGAACTCAGATCTGTCCTAAAGACAAGCGTTGCCGGCAGAGATGTTTATCAGGGGAAACTCTTCAACAAAGATATCCTGCTGATGAATACCGGGATCGGCAAGGTCAATGCAGCGCTTTCTGCCGCTGCGCTCCTTGAGAATTTTACGATAAAGCTCATTGTCAATACAGGGATAGGAGGCGCGTACCCCAACTCCGGACTTAAGGCAGGAGATATCGCCATTGCCGCAAAAGAGATATACGGCGATGAAGGAGTGATGACATCAAGAGGGAACGAAGGCTTGAAAAAGATCGGCATACCCCTTGTCGAGATCGGGAAGAGGCAATATTTCAATGAATTCCCTCTTAATAAAAATCTCTTCAATACGGCCGCCGGCATGGCATTGCGCATCACGCAAATAAAGACAGGTAATTTTGTGACCGTATCAGCAGCAACAGCCACACATGAATTGGCCCTTCAGCTTGAAAAGAAATTCCATGCTCTCTGTGAGAACATGGAAGGAGCTGCTGTAGCGCACGTCTGTACGGTATACGGAATATCAATGCTTGAACTGAGAGGGATAAGCAATATTGCGGGGATACGCGACAAGAGAAAATGGAATATAAAACTCGCAGCTGAGAACTGTCAGAAGGCTGTGCTTGAGATAATAAAATCTTAATCCAACGCCATAGATCTGCGTGATCAGTCTAAATACAAAAAAACCAGGCATCATTCAGCTTTTACATCAAAATCCTGTGCTTGTTCTGCTTTTCACCCTTAGCCTTATCATAAAGTTAATACCTGTAATATTTTTCGATCCGGCAACCACCAACTCAGATGAGGCAGTCATGGGCCTGATGGGCCTTCACGCTTCACAAGGCAGCTTCCCCCTCTTCTTCTATGGCCAGGCTTACGGCGGCGGGCCTCAGTACCTGCTTGTTATTATTTTATTCAAACTCTTCCCGCCGTCAATTGCGCTCCTTCGCCTTTCAAGCGTTATTCTGCTTTTAGCCACAGAAGTGATTTTCTACAGCCTGCTTAAACATATATACAAAGAAAATGCGAAGAGGTTTTTGGCGCTGGCCGCGTTCATGTTTTCATCAAGTTATTTCACTGTCTTCTTTTCCGGTGTTTATGAAACCCACCTCAATAACGTTTTTTTCTGCGCGGCCCTTGCATACCTTTATTTATCACACGATGAAATCTTCTCACGCCCCATCGCCAAAGGACTTGTCCTTGGAATGGGCTTCTGGGTTTCAGATGTAGTGGTTGTCTTTCTTCTCGCTCTTTTGCCTCCAATGTTCCTGAAACGGCCGGTTCTCAAATTTAAGCCTGCGGAGATTTCAGCTTTTGTTCTATCTTTTATCGCAGGGGCCTTGCCGAAATTATATTACCTTATCAACCCTGAGGCATGGTATGTCTCGGTACGGGCAGGGGCGTTTCATCCGGCAGGGCTTGAACTGTCCTTTGCTAAGTTTTTGGTGCTGGTTTTAAGGTCCCTTCCGCAATATTTTTTCAATGATGTCATCCATCCGTTATCCATCCAATATCTTGCCTACGCCCTCATATGTTTTTCAATCATGGCATCAAGTTACTATTTGTTAAGGTCCGTAATGACACGTGACGACAGCGCCGGGATCCCGCTTTACTTCGGGCTGGTATTTTATTTCATTATGTCAGCGGATATCATCAGCGATAATGACTACGGAACGATCACCCGATACCTCTTTCCATGTCAATTTTTCATCTCTATCTCTATAGCAAACCTTATCGGCGCCCCTTTTGCGCTGAAGAAGGCCGGCTCAGGGATTCGTTACGCGCTTGCGGCGATGGTGCTGATCTCCGGACTTTTCTCAACAGCCGGCGCTTACTATGATTATGCCCTTAAACCGGATAAAAGCATCTATGAAGTTATTGAAGCGCTGGATATAAATAAATGTGAATCCGGATTTGCCGATTACTCGGCAGCCTACAAGATATCTTTTCTTACACAAGAACGGATAAAACTCTCGACACTTCAGAGCGTCAGGATAAAATCATATGATGAAGAGGCTAAAAAAGCAGGGCACAAATGTTATCTTTTTGCAAATAAGAACGATTTTGACAAATGGGAATCATCACGATCTTCAAGCATGAGCAGCATAAACAGCGAAAAAGCAGGAAAGTATCTTATGGTTATTGAAGACAACTTGTAAAAAAGATTATTCCAGAGAGTCAGCCCCCGATCCTTGACATCGGCTTAAGCAGCACTGATCCGTCCCTGCAGGATATATTATGTTTCTCAGGTTTTACCTCGATTGAATGCCTTATCAGCTTTTCAATCTCAGTATCTGACGCCCCGCTTCTGAGCGCTCCCTTCATGTCCACCTCTGTATCGGAAAAGAGGCATGGCCTGAGCTTCCCGTCTGCTGTAAGCCTTAATCGGTTGCAGTCCTTGCAGAATTCATGTGTGACAGCGTTTATAAAGCCTACTACACCGGGGGCTTCATCAAAGCGGAAGTACCTTGCAGGCCCTGACCTCCGCAAACGCACAGGCGTAAGACGCCCGACTTTTTCAACTATCGACTTTATCTCATCGACAGGGATATATTTCTCAGGGCTCCAGTTCTCTCTTGCCCCGATCGGCATGAATTCGATGAACCTTACCTGGTAAGCATTGCTGAGTGTAAGCCTTGCAAAGTCCTCTATCTCGTCATCATTAAACCCCCTGATCGGCACCATGTTGATCTTGACGGGCCTCAGGCCCACACTCTCGGCCTTCCGGATGCCTCTCATGACAGGGTCAAGAGAGCCCCCTCTTGTTATCTCCCTGTATTTTTCAGGGATCATAGAGTCCATGCTTACGTTTACTCTGTCAAGCCCGGCCTCCGCAAGCTCAGCGGCAAATTTTTCGAGCAGCACCCCGTTTGTGGTCAGGCTTAGATTCTCTATGCCTTTGATCTGCCTGAGTGAAGAGATAAGGCCGGCAACACCCTTTCTGGCAAGAGGTTCCCCTCCTGTTATCCTGACCTTTCTGATGCCGATTGGAACAGCCAGCGTAACTATTCTTACAATCTCGTCGTAGCTGAGAATATCACTATGGCTGACATGCTCTACCCCCTCTGAAGGCATGCAGTATATACACCTGAGGTTGCACCTGTCAGTTATCGAGATGCGGAGATAATCAATGGTTCTTCCGTGGGGATCATTCACTTGCGCTTACAGTCGCTCTGGCGCGGCGCCCAGCTTCTTCCTTGCGACGGCTGCCTCTTTAGAATCGGGGAACAAGTCAATGAGGCTCTTTAATATAAGATCTCCTGTCTCACTGTCATTAAGCTCATAAAAGGCAAGGCCCTGTTTTAATCTTGCAGAAGGTATCTTGTCGCTATCAGGGTACTTCTTCAAAAGCTCTTCATAGGCGAGGATGGAATCTTCATACATCTTTTCCTTGAAAAAGCACTCTCCTATCCAGAACTTTGCGTTGTCCGAATATTCATTTTCTTTGAAGTCCTTTATGACGGACATGAACTTGGCTCTTGCATCTTTATATTTTCCTGCCTTGAAAAGTTCCGAAGCGGAATTGTAAACATCCTTTACATCAGCCGGCCCCGCCTCTTTGGTAATGTCAGTCTTTTTTGCATCCGTCTTTATTTTTTCTGTTTTATCTGTTTCCGGCTTTTTTGTATCTGTTTTTTTTACGTCCGGTTTTTTGGTGTCTGTCTTTTGTGTAACATTCTTTTTTGAAGGGATACGCCTTGACTCAGTTGCGGCAACCTTCTCGTTTAAATAGTCCTGCTCTGACCTTAACTTTTCAATTTCTGTTATCATTTCATCAATTTTAATTTCATTTGTTCTTATTTTTTCTATTTCTAACCGTATCTCATCTATTTTTGATCCATCAGTTCTTGTTTTATCCATCTCTGATCTTATTTCATCCATCCCGGCCTTTATCTCATCCAGTTTGGATTTCAGGTCTTCCAGCAGGACTGCCTGGCCGCTTATCTCAGCAGCAAGCAGCTCCCTTTTTTCCGCCTCATCCCTGAGGTCTTTTTCATAGAGATGCTGTGATTCATCAAGCCGGCCTGTTATCTGCTGAACATCGCCGGACAAAGACTGCATCTTCATGAATAGATTTGAGACAGCCCTTGCGGTAGCTTCCTGTGAATCTTTTGTCCCCTCGATCTTTTCACTGAACTGTTTCTCGCTCTTGGGCATCTCGCTCTCAATGATTTGTGACCTTCTGCCCAGCTCCTCAACCTTTTTCTCCAGCTCGCCGACACTGTACTGCATCTTGCCGATATCCTGGGTCGAAGCGCACGCAGAGAGCGTAAAGATAATGATAATGACAAAGGCATTGAGCAAGAAATCAGAAGCTTTTTTATTCGGTGACAACAAAGTGATCTCTCCTGTTAAGCTGCCAGCAGTTTTCATCCTGTACAGTACAGGCAGGTTTTTCCTCGCCGTATGTGATGGCTGTAATGCGTGAGGAAGAGACGCCTACAAGCGCAAGGTACTCGCCTGCTGCCCTCGCCCTCTTCTCGCCCAACGCAAGATTGTATTCATTGGTGCCCCTTTCATCGCAGTGGCCCTCGATTATCAGATTTGTCTTGCTGTGTTTCACAAGCCATGAGGCGATCACATCAAGCTGGGCGCGGCCGTCATCCCTCAAATTATATTGGTCGTAATCAAATAACACATCCTTGAACACAAGGTCTATCTCTTTTCTGACAGCGGCGTCATTGAGGTCGATCTCCTTGATATTATCTTCGCTGATGACCGATTCAGTGATAACATTTTCACCTGTTTCAGCCCCCTTTTTGTCCTTAGTTTCAGTAACAGTGACAGCGGCCTCTTCACATGTCCCGTCTCCGCCGAAAAGATCCTGCGTGCACCTTGCGGCATCATTAAAGGGCCCATCCTTCCGAACCTGCTGTGCACACCCGGCAACCAGAACCATCAGTAAAAGAATCAGAATTTTTTTCATCTCTTTTTATCCTCCATATTTATTGTCAAGTTTGCGTTAAGCTGTCATTTATCAGTTAAGATAAGGCGACCATCGTGGAATAAGCGCCCTCACCTTGTCAGACGTTATCTTCCTCTGGCCTTCTCCGTTTATACGCATTACGTAAATACCACGGCCCTTCTTCCTGTCAGAGTCAAAAGCTATGAAAAGGCCGTTCGGTGAAAATGTGGGGTTCTCATTGTTCCCTTCATAAGTAAGCTGCCTTGAGCCGGTTCCATCAGATTTTATCACGAATATCTGATTTTTACCATCAGTTCTGCTCACAAAAGCTATCCATTTTCCGTCAGGCGACCACGCAGGCGACTGGTTGTAGCTCCCTTCGAATGTAAGCCTCTTCAGGTTTTTCCCGTCAGGATCCATGATGTATATCTGCGGGGTTCTGCCCCTGTCAGAGACAAAGGCTATTTTTGAACCATCCGGAGAAAAAGCGGGAGATATGTCGATGCCGATGGAAGTCGTGATCTTTTTGACATCCCCCCCGCCGGCTCTCATTGTATATATTTCCGGGCTTCCGTCTTTTGAAGATGAGAATGCGACAAGGCCGCCATGCGCGCTGCCCACGAGATTGATCCCGCCTGATGAAAATATCTGATCCCTCACTCCCTGTTTAATGTTAAGCCTTAAGATCCTCCACTGCCTGCTTCTTTCGGCAGAATAATAAATGTAATTGCCATCCTCAGACCAGCTGTGTACAAGCGGGAGTCCCTTTGATTCAATAACGCTTGAATTATATCCGTCCCAGTCCATGAGATGAAGTTCTTTCTCACCTCCTGCGTCAACAATATAGGTGAATTTCGTTCTGAAGCTGCCCGTCTGGCCTGTGATGATCATGAAGACATCATTTGCTATCGAGTGGCCCAGCGCCCTCACGCTGTTCTTTGATGCCTCATACTTTTTATCCATCAGCGTGCCGCCTGCCAGGAGATCCCTGACAACGGCCACGGCTTTGATATTCCCGTCTTCTTCCATGGTTATATCTATCGCCATCTCCGCGCCGCCCAGCTCCGGAGCGACATCAGAGAATATTCCTGTCAGATAGAGGTCGTTCTTTACAACTTCTTCAACGGTTTTGGCATCCGCACTTCCGGTTGAGGTTATTGTGATTGGTATCTCACTCCAAGTGGGGGAAGTTATATCAATATAGACCTTTGCCTCTGATAAAGAGAAAAAGGTAAATACCGATAAAATTACAGAACAAATACAATATATGTATTTTTTATTTTTTTTCATCCTATTCTTCCACC
Coding sequences:
- the moaA gene encoding GTP 3',8-cyclase MoaA; amino-acid sequence: MNDPHGRTIDYLRISITDRCNLRCIYCMPSEGVEHVSHSDILSYDEIVRIVTLAVPIGIRKVRITGGEPLARKGVAGLISSLRQIKGIENLSLTTNGVLLEKFAAELAEAGLDRVNVSMDSMIPEKYREITRGGSLDPVMRGIRKAESVGLRPVKINMVPIRGFNDDEIEDFARLTLSNAYQVRFIEFMPIGARENWSPEKYIPVDEIKSIVEKVGRLTPVRLRRSGPARYFRFDEAPGVVGFINAVTHEFCKDCNRLRLTADGKLRPCLFSDTEVDMKGALRSGASDTEIEKLIRHSIEVKPEKHNISCRDGSVLLKPMSRIGG
- the ybgF gene encoding tol-pal system protein YbgF, with translation MSPNKKASDFLLNAFVIIIIFTLSACASTQDIGKMQYSVGELEKKVEELGRRSQIIESEMPKSEKQFSEKIEGTKDSQEATARAVSNLFMKMQSLSGDVQQITGRLDESQHLYEKDLRDEAEKRELLAAEISGQAVLLEDLKSKLDEIKAGMDEIRSEMDKTRTDGSKIDEIRLEIEKIRTNEIKIDEMITEIEKLRSEQDYLNEKVAATESRRIPSKKNVTQKTDTKKPDVKKTDTKKPETDKTEKIKTDAKKTDITKEAGPADVKDVYNSASELFKAGKYKDARAKFMSVIKDFKENEYSDNAKFWIGECFFKEKMYEDSILAYEELLKKYPDSDKIPSARLKQGLAFYELNDSETGDLILKSLIDLFPDSKEAAVARKKLGAAPERL
- the pal gene encoding peptidoglycan-associated lipoprotein Pal, producing the protein MVLVAGCAQQVRKDGPFNDAARCTQDLFGGDGTCEEAAVTVTETKDKKGAETGENVITESVISEDNIKEIDLNDAAVRKEIDLVFKDVLFDYDQYNLRDDGRAQLDVIASWLVKHSKTNLIIEGHCDERGTNEYNLALGEKRARAAGEYLALVGVSSSRITAITYGEEKPACTVQDENCWQLNRRDHFVVTE
- a CDS encoding PD40 domain-containing protein, which codes for MKKNKKYIYCICSVILSVFTFFSLSEAKVYIDITSPTWSEIPITITSTGSADAKTVEEVVKNDLYLTGIFSDVAPELGGAEMAIDITMEEDGNIKAVAVVRDLLAGGTLMDKKYEASKNSVRALGHSIANDVFMIITGQTGSFRTKFTYIVDAGGEKELHLMDWDGYNSSVIESKGLPLVHSWSEDGNYIYYSAERSRQWRILRLNIKQGVRDQIFSSGGINLVGSAHGGLVAFSSSKDGSPEIYTMRAGGGDVKKITTSIGIDISPAFSPDGSKIAFVSDRGRTPQIYIMDPDGKNLKRLTFEGSYNQSPAWSPDGKWIAFVSRTDGKNQIFVIKSDGTGSRQLTYEGNNENPTFSPNGLFIAFDSDRKKGRGIYVMRINGEGQRKITSDKVRALIPRWSPYLN